A stretch of DNA from Edaphobacter lichenicola:
GATGGCACTCCTGTACGGCGTCGATGGTGGGGAGGAACTTGAGGAAGGGGCGGTAGTGGGTGTTGTCGCAGGTGAGCCGGATGAAGGCCATGACGGAGTAGCCGAAGGCCTTTTCGTCGAGCAGGGCGCGGTATGCCAGGATGACTTTGGCGCTCTCGAGCTGATGGATTCGCTCGGCTACGGCGGAGGGGGAGAGGCCTACCTTGCGGCCTAGCTCCGCGTAGGATGTTCTGGCGTCTTCGGCGAGCATGCGGACGATGTTGTAGTCGATGGGGTCAAGATCTTGTGCCATGGTTTACTCCTGTGTTTCCTAGCAATTAGACATCAGAATGGACAATTTGTTCGTTCTATGTCACGACGGTATCCGGTGTGATACCTGTTGACGATGATTGATTCGTTGGATTTTGATTTGTTTTTTTGGTGTTTCCTCTGATTTTTGGGTGAATTTCCGGATGGTTTCCATGGCTTACTCGACTGCGCTCCTCTATGCTGCTGGTTATGGTTGAACTAGATGGAAGATCGTTGACGATTGATGAAGTTGTTCGTGTCGCGCGGAGTGGCGAGTCCGCTTCGATTGCAGGGGCGGCGCTGGGCCGCATGAAGATCTCGCGCGGCAAAGTGGAGGAGGCGCTTCAGGGTGAGACTGCGGTGTATGCGCTGAACACTGGAGTGGGGCTGCTGGCAAATGTTCGGCTTGAGGCCGATGGGATTGAGCAGATGCAGTTGAACCTGGTGCGCTCGCACTGCTGCGGGGTGGGAGAGCCTCTGGCCGAGGATGTGGTTCGGGCGATGATGTTGATCAGGGCTAATATTCTTGCGATGGGCTTGTCGGGGATTCGGCCGGTGGTTGCGGAGCGGCTGTGCGACCTGCTGAACTGTGGCATCACTCCGGTGGTTCCGATGCGTGGAAGCGTTGGCGCGAGCGGGGATCTGGCACCGCTTGCTCACATG
This window harbors:
- a CDS encoding Lrp/AsnC family transcriptional regulator, with amino-acid sequence MAQDLDPIDYNIVRMLAEDARTSYAELGRKVGLSPSAVAERIHQLESAKVILAYRALLDEKAFGYSVMAFIRLTCDNTHYRPFLKFLPTIDAVQECHHITGGEAFLIKVRLSSIDELESLIERLLPYGMPTTSMVLSTPVYRQQEAWLLRHAGFPARPRKK